From Methanobacterium congolense, one genomic window encodes:
- a CDS encoding STT3 domain-containing protein — protein sequence MCQDGTTYTVSYIAQSHRKSMMYWVLKGVMESSIENKKILEDIMNARKVFSKYKPLIIIILLFLLVFSLRAEAANIPGVPSSMKAYYEDANGLPYYSEMDSYYNYRMTQDLLTNGHLGDTVINGTNWDLHSYYPSGRSADYPPLIAYVTAFAYKIANAFADVPLTQVAFWIGAFIASLCVIPAYLLVRRITNDYGGIVAAVLAGLAPSYFAHTFAGFFDTDMFNILLPLLVVWFFIESVRAHNLKNRTVFAVLSALSLLVFAKAWEGWWYLFYMLIGTVVVYLLASQYLFNMKTIKPLGDYPSKLEWFKDQHEIFSIVVFLLVSLVAMLIFLGASGLSSALLQPLGASQLQSAVQNTAYPNVYVSVSELQVPSVSSVVAGVGGVVPFLFGILGVFLMFWQLKPKTKKEEPKNKDKKSRKKRNKRKKEAKPVETEDKNNIKEAMEKERRNYLLYGILFSVWLLILAYAMTKGVRFIEPFTLPIALSAGIFVGLLLGYVKDHIKTNGYQYVAMAIVVALAVYSPIVSAYAVSSAVVPGTDDSMVSSLTWINNNTSNDTIITSWWDYGHLFTAVANRPVTFDGGSQNSLRAYWVGKAMLTSNETLSAGILKMLATSGDQGPLTLENYTKDTGKSAEILNNILGVDKAQAQTLLTTKYGLTAEQAQNVLKYTHPDKAAPQVFVTSSDMVGKALWWSYFGSWNFTSQNGTSYGYSVAQANTTKVGNNTLFVGSNAVVGLVNGNNISAGVMNVNEVQSEVNQTGSSQVLSSIATELQTGNGSLVQEPHKLLVINNGNLTQNQTVSADGTFSIYLFVQNNTYITVAMSRELEDSMFTRMFFLNGYGLTHFTAKHADAGVTVWSVT from the coding sequence TTGTGCCAGGATGGGACTACTTACACAGTATCTTACATAGCACAGTCCCATAGAAAATCCATGATGTATTGGGTCCTGAAAGGGGTCATGGAATCATCAATAGAAAATAAAAAAATACTGGAGGATATAATGAATGCAAGAAAAGTTTTTTCCAAATACAAACCTTTAATAATCATTATCCTGCTGTTTTTGCTGGTCTTTTCTCTCCGAGCAGAGGCAGCTAATATTCCAGGCGTTCCAAGTTCAATGAAAGCCTACTATGAGGATGCAAACGGACTTCCATATTACAGTGAGATGGATTCCTACTACAACTACCGTATGACTCAGGACCTACTTACAAATGGGCATCTGGGTGATACTGTGATAAACGGTACAAATTGGGACTTGCATTCCTATTATCCTTCTGGAAGGTCTGCAGACTACCCACCACTCATAGCTTATGTAACAGCCTTTGCCTACAAAATAGCCAATGCATTTGCTGATGTTCCGTTGACACAAGTTGCCTTCTGGATTGGAGCATTCATAGCATCCCTCTGTGTCATACCAGCTTACCTGCTTGTAAGGAGGATTACAAATGATTATGGTGGAATCGTTGCAGCTGTACTTGCAGGACTGGCACCATCCTACTTCGCACACACATTTGCAGGGTTCTTCGACACGGACATGTTCAACATATTACTGCCACTTCTGGTGGTTTGGTTCTTCATTGAAAGCGTGCGCGCCCACAACCTGAAAAACAGGACAGTATTCGCAGTATTATCTGCCTTATCCCTGCTTGTTTTCGCAAAGGCATGGGAAGGATGGTGGTACCTATTCTATATGCTCATAGGTACAGTCGTTGTTTACCTACTGGCATCCCAGTACCTTTTCAACATGAAAACCATCAAACCCCTGGGTGATTATCCAAGCAAACTTGAATGGTTCAAGGATCAGCATGAAATCTTCTCCATTGTGGTATTTCTGCTTGTAAGCCTAGTTGCAATGTTAATATTCCTTGGAGCATCAGGATTATCCTCTGCACTTCTTCAACCATTAGGTGCCAGCCAGTTACAGTCCGCAGTGCAGAACACAGCCTATCCAAACGTTTACGTTTCAGTATCTGAATTACAGGTACCTAGTGTAAGCAGTGTTGTGGCAGGTGTTGGTGGAGTTGTTCCATTCCTCTTTGGAATATTAGGTGTGTTCCTAATGTTCTGGCAGCTGAAGCCTAAAACAAAAAAGGAAGAACCTAAAAATAAGGATAAAAAATCCCGTAAAAAAAGGAATAAACGTAAAAAAGAAGCAAAACCAGTTGAAACTGAAGATAAGAATAATATCAAGGAAGCAATGGAAAAAGAAAGAAGGAACTATCTCCTCTATGGAATATTGTTTTCAGTATGGCTTTTAATACTTGCTTATGCTATGACTAAGGGTGTAAGGTTCATAGAACCGTTCACATTACCTATAGCTCTTAGTGCAGGTATATTCGTAGGACTGCTCCTTGGATACGTTAAGGACCATATAAAAACCAATGGGTACCAGTATGTGGCAATGGCCATTGTGGTGGCTCTGGCAGTTTACTCACCGATCGTGAGTGCCTATGCAGTTTCAAGTGCTGTAGTACCGGGTACGGATGATTCAATGGTTTCATCCCTTACATGGATAAATAACAACACCTCAAACGATACCATAATAACGTCCTGGTGGGACTACGGACACCTCTTCACTGCAGTTGCAAACAGGCCTGTAACCTTCGACGGAGGATCACAGAACAGTCTAAGGGCTTACTGGGTTGGAAAAGCAATGTTAACGAGTAATGAGACGTTATCTGCAGGAATTCTCAAGATGCTTGCAACCAGTGGTGATCAGGGTCCATTGACACTTGAAAATTACACCAAAGACACTGGTAAAAGTGCAGAGATACTGAACAACATCCTTGGTGTTGATAAAGCTCAGGCTCAGACCTTACTCACAACGAAATATGGTTTAACAGCTGAACAGGCTCAAAATGTTCTCAAGTACACCCATCCTGATAAGGCGGCTCCACAAGTGTTTGTAACAAGTTCTGACATGGTTGGAAAAGCTTTGTGGTGGTCCTACTTTGGAAGCTGGAACTTCACATCACAAAATGGAACCTCCTATGGCTACTCAGTTGCACAGGCAAATACAACCAAAGTTGGAAACAACACTCTCTTTGTGGGTTCTAATGCAGTTGTCGGTCTTGTGAATGGAAACAACATCTCTGCAGGAGTTATGAATGTGAATGAAGTTCAAAGTGAGGTCAATCAGACGGGTTCATCACAGGTACTCAGCAGTATAGCAACTGAACTGCAGACAGGTAACGGTAGCCTGGTTCAGGAACCGCATAAACTTCTCGTGATAAACAATGGAAACTTGACCCAGAATCAGACGGTATCTGCGGATGGTACTTTCTCAATATACCTGTTTGTACAGAACAACACTTACATAACCGTTGCAATGAGCAGGGAACTCGAAGATTCAATGTTCACCAGGATGTTCTTCCTGAATGGATATGGTTTAACCCATTTCACGGCAAAACATGCAGATGCAGGAGTTACTGTTTGGAGTGTGACCTAA
- a CDS encoding helix-turn-helix transcriptional regulator produces the protein MKTRIKEYRARYDLTQAELADKVGVRRETIVFLEKGKYNPSLNLAHKIAVVLNGSIEEIFIFEDTE, from the coding sequence ATGAAAACCCGTATAAAGGAATACAGAGCAAGGTACGACCTCACACAGGCAGAACTTGCAGATAAAGTTGGAGTCCGCAGAGAAACAATTGTATTTCTTGAAAAAGGAAAGTACAATCCCTCCCTCAATTTGGCCCATAAAATTGCAGTGGTTTTAAATGGAAGCATTGAAGAAATCTTCATATTTGAGGATACGGAATAG